A genomic segment from Cyanobium sp. NIES-981 encodes:
- a CDS encoding retropepsin-like aspartic protease translates to MAGNPLRQDGGPVPGCDVLGLTALPVAALIQLRGPALQPGVFSGAGILPLERALGGDTPVLSFHTLGQGQGQGGSAGMPVRLLLDTGASSSLVSPALVERLGLASTAIPPAAFGLAGAGVGCGSLMPRRSRLPPLRLDSPGGGHPSALPTLRGADVLVLPVGGLPADVDGVLGAPQLRQLPFWVDPQGGRLAFGPAALQLAAAASGRGEAQPTTHTLRWQRGVPLMALPLRQVPGQGPGQAPGQGSVPALADTGAEGLFMTPRLTATLPAVGESRPLRVAGFCGEQPASWTLLLGPHLIPPERSGGHPPAVVEAITTTNPVFETLGVEAIVGQSLLRFHRQLWRLDATPPSLSLWPLLPPQRRAAAVLQPIGISTRAKPRASTIWRIGTPNTVETRSIARVLSTAVECTSVKRC, encoded by the coding sequence ATGGCCGGCAACCCGCTGCGGCAGGATGGCGGTCCGGTGCCGGGCTGTGATGTGCTGGGCCTGACGGCACTTCCAGTTGCGGCCCTGATCCAGCTCCGTGGCCCGGCCCTTCAGCCCGGCGTGTTCTCCGGCGCGGGGATCCTGCCCTTGGAGCGGGCCTTGGGCGGCGATACCCCGGTGCTCAGTTTTCACACGCTCGGCCAGGGCCAGGGCCAGGGCGGGTCGGCGGGGATGCCCGTGCGCCTCCTGCTCGACACCGGCGCCTCGTCCAGCCTGGTGTCGCCCGCCCTGGTGGAACGGCTTGGACTGGCCAGCACGGCCATTCCCCCGGCTGCCTTCGGTCTGGCCGGGGCCGGCGTGGGGTGCGGGAGCCTGATGCCGCGCCGCAGCCGGCTGCCTCCGCTGCGGCTCGACAGCCCGGGGGGCGGACACCCCAGCGCTCTGCCCACCCTGCGTGGCGCCGACGTGCTCGTGCTGCCGGTGGGCGGCCTGCCGGCCGATGTGGACGGGGTTCTCGGTGCGCCCCAGTTGCGGCAGCTGCCGTTCTGGGTGGATCCCCAGGGCGGCCGGCTGGCCTTCGGGCCAGCGGCCCTGCAGCTGGCCGCTGCAGCCTCCGGCCGCGGTGAGGCGCAGCCCACCACCCACACCCTGCGCTGGCAGCGGGGCGTGCCGCTGATGGCCCTGCCCCTCCGCCAGGTCCCGGGGCAGGGGCCAGGGCAAGCGCCAGGGCAAGGCAGCGTGCCGGCCCTGGCCGACACGGGGGCCGAGGGGCTCTTCATGACCCCCCGGCTGACGGCGACCCTGCCGGCCGTGGGGGAGAGCCGGCCCTTGCGGGTGGCGGGGTTCTGCGGCGAACAGCCGGCCAGCTGGACCCTGCTGCTCGGCCCCCACCTGATCCCTCCGGAGCGGAGCGGCGGGCACCCCCCGGCGGTGGTGGAGGCCATCACCACCACCAATCCGGTGTTCGAGACCCTCGGCGTGGAGGCGATCGTGGGGCAGTCCCTGCTGCGATTCCACCGCCAGCTCTGGCGCCTGGATGCCACGCCTCCGTCGCTGAGCCTGTGGCCCTTGCTGCCGCCGCAGCGCCGTGCCGCTGCCGTGCTTCAGCCGATCGGCATCAGCACCCGGGCGAAGCCGAGGGCGAGCACGATCTGGCGGATCGGGACCCCGAACACGGTGGAGACAAGGTCGATCGCCAGGGTTCTGAGCACGGCCGTGGAGTGTACGTCTGTGAAGCGTTGCTAA
- a CDS encoding MSMEG_0568 family radical SAM protein yields the protein MAERSGSEASSPPLSGEQLGRFLTDLQVQGVVDPAVAGNPGRRGGAGPSDHRALTIAGTTVMVPVYNAASQDSPFQLVEAADGAVALQDRAGGAASAVQPPPLPRFYDLSTAEGIPYSAIALLHGRDVLATTLLQTCIRFRDRSQSCQFCAIEQSLEDGRTVVRKTPQQVAEVAEAAVRLDGVRQLVMTTGTPNSDDRGARLMAETAAAVKARVALPIQGQCEPPEDPSWYARMKQAGIDSLGMHLEVVEPQVRRRILPGKSELTLERYYEAFAQAVAVFGRGQVSTYLLAGLGDSAEALIACSARLIDLGVYPFVVPFVPIAGTPLQHHPAPSTDFMVQVYGAVGRLLAASDIRAERMAAGCAKCGACSALSLFETAAS from the coding sequence ATGGCTGAGCGCTCCGGCAGCGAGGCCTCCAGCCCGCCCCTGAGCGGCGAGCAGCTGGGCCGCTTCCTCACCGACCTGCAGGTGCAGGGGGTGGTGGACCCCGCCGTGGCCGGCAATCCGGGGCGCCGCGGCGGGGCCGGCCCGTCCGACCACCGGGCCCTCACGATCGCGGGCACCACCGTGATGGTGCCTGTGTACAACGCGGCATCCCAGGACTCCCCTTTCCAGCTGGTCGAGGCGGCCGATGGAGCCGTGGCACTCCAGGACAGGGCCGGCGGCGCCGCCAGCGCGGTGCAGCCGCCGCCGCTGCCGCGCTTCTATGACCTCAGCACCGCCGAGGGGATCCCCTACAGCGCCATCGCCCTGCTGCACGGCCGTGACGTGCTGGCCACCACCCTGCTGCAGACCTGCATCCGCTTCCGCGACCGCAGCCAGTCGTGCCAGTTCTGCGCCATCGAGCAGTCGCTCGAGGACGGCCGCACCGTGGTGCGCAAGACGCCCCAGCAGGTGGCCGAAGTGGCGGAGGCGGCCGTCCGCCTCGACGGGGTGCGCCAGCTGGTGATGACCACCGGCACCCCCAACAGCGACGACCGCGGCGCCCGCCTGATGGCCGAGACGGCCGCGGCGGTGAAGGCCCGGGTGGCGCTGCCGATCCAGGGCCAGTGCGAGCCGCCGGAGGATCCCAGCTGGTACGCCCGCATGAAGCAGGCCGGCATCGACAGCCTCGGCATGCACCTGGAGGTGGTGGAGCCCCAGGTGCGCCGGCGCATCCTGCCGGGCAAGAGCGAGCTCACGCTGGAGCGCTACTACGAGGCCTTCGCCCAGGCGGTGGCGGTGTTTGGCCGCGGCCAGGTGAGCACCTACCTGCTGGCGGGGCTGGGGGACAGCGCCGAGGCGCTGATCGCCTGCAGCGCGAGGCTGATCGACCTGGGCGTGTACCCGTTCGTGGTGCCCTTCGTGCCGATCGCCGGCACGCCGCTGCAGCACCATCCCGCCCCCAGCACCGACTTCATGGTGCAGGTCTACGGGGCGGTGGGCCGGCTTCTCGCTGCCTCCGACATCCGCGCCGAGCGGATGGCGGCCGGCTGCGCCAAGTGCGGCGCCTGCTCCGCCCTCTCCCTGTTCGAAACCGCCGCCTCCTGA
- a CDS encoding Hsp20/alpha crystallin family protein: MLSLRTTTPFDLFDRLEHQLTQQLHGSERVPAAEVHESADAYTVILELPGVDRDGLDVKATDRTLAISAERRSQRQASSGDPAQSERPASPEPLLSEFRYGTWSRSFRFPTPIEAQHLNAVYRDGLLTVTAPKAQTHTTVKVKVEG; the protein is encoded by the coding sequence ATGCTGAGCCTGCGCACCACCACACCCTTCGACCTGTTCGACCGCCTGGAGCACCAGCTCACCCAGCAACTGCACGGCAGCGAGCGGGTGCCGGCCGCTGAAGTGCACGAAAGCGCCGACGCCTACACCGTGATCCTCGAACTGCCGGGGGTGGATCGTGACGGCCTCGATGTGAAGGCCACCGACCGCACCCTGGCGATCAGCGCCGAACGCCGCTCCCAGCGGCAGGCCTCCAGCGGCGACCCCGCCCAATCCGAGCGGCCCGCCAGCCCGGAGCCGCTGCTCAGTGAGTTCCGCTACGGCACCTGGAGCCGCAGCTTCCGCTTCCCCACCCCGATCGAGGCCCAGCACCTCAACGCCGTCTACCGCGACGGCCTGCTCACCGTGACGGCTCCCAAGGCCCAGACCCACACCACGGTGAAGGTGAAGGTGGAGGGCTGA
- a CDS encoding sll0787 family AIR synthase-like protein: MTPDELEALRLRLSRHPGLCGKEEIQLPAGMFPALPFPALGPAAALGDDAALLPGLSGALLLASEGMDPALVAEDPWFAGWCGVLVNLSDIAAMGGRPVALVNSLWARGEPQARQLLAGMRQAADTFAVPVVGGHTNLHSPYDALAVAVLGVAPGPVLSARAARPGDRCHLLVNTRGRLYRHYPFWDAATQAEPALLRRHLALPVQLAAAGLVRAAKDISMGGLVGTAEMFAEAAGCGLELQLEALEPPAGLSLEAWLTCFPSFGFLLAVPPERAEELRRRSASHPELLCADIGGFQAGDPGVVLRAAGARCPLRPPRQPLTGFGALADL; the protein is encoded by the coding sequence ATGACCCCCGATGAGCTGGAGGCCCTGCGCCTGCGGCTGAGCCGGCATCCCGGCCTGTGCGGCAAGGAGGAGATCCAGCTGCCGGCGGGCATGTTTCCGGCCCTGCCCTTTCCCGCCCTGGGGCCGGCGGCCGCCCTCGGCGACGACGCCGCCCTGCTGCCCGGCCTCAGCGGGGCGCTGCTGCTGGCCTCGGAGGGGATGGATCCGGCCCTGGTGGCGGAGGATCCCTGGTTCGCCGGCTGGTGCGGGGTGCTGGTGAACCTCAGCGACATCGCGGCCATGGGCGGCCGGCCCGTCGCTCTGGTGAACAGCCTCTGGGCCCGCGGCGAGCCCCAGGCGCGGCAGCTGCTGGCGGGGATGCGCCAGGCGGCCGACACCTTCGCGGTGCCGGTGGTGGGGGGGCACACCAACCTGCACAGCCCCTACGACGCCCTGGCGGTGGCGGTGCTGGGGGTGGCGCCCGGCCCGGTGCTCTCGGCGCGGGCGGCCCGGCCGGGCGATCGCTGCCACCTGCTGGTGAACACCCGGGGGCGGCTGTACCGCCACTACCCCTTCTGGGATGCCGCCACCCAGGCCGAGCCCGCCCTGCTGCGGCGCCACCTGGCCCTGCCGGTGCAGCTGGCGGCGGCGGGGCTGGTGCGGGCCGCCAAGGACATCAGCATGGGCGGCCTGGTGGGCACGGCGGAGATGTTCGCCGAGGCGGCGGGCTGCGGGCTGGAGCTCCAGCTGGAGGCGCTGGAGCCGCCCGCCGGGCTCAGCCTGGAGGCCTGGCTCACCTGCTTTCCGAGCTTCGGCTTTCTGCTGGCGGTGCCGCCGGAGCGGGCGGAGGAGCTGCGGCGCCGCTCGGCCTCGCACCCGGAGCTGCTCTGCGCCGACATCGGCGGCTTCCAGGCCGGCGACCCCGGCGTGGTGCTGCGGGCCGCCGGGGCGCGCTGCCCGCTGCGGCCGCCGCGGCAGCCGCTCACCGGCTTCGGGGCCCTGGCCGATCTGTGA
- a CDS encoding putative 2OG-Fe(II) oxygenase — MEVLSLFPRHLLKGVLAPEQLGGLQALARTVLAEPALAPDASAKLAGQLSLQRELGPQYPEVVSLCADVLLPACERWIRHVIDQQPPEAHGPWARGRYRLQMIDIWLNVQRAGDYNPTHTHGGAFSGVVFLEVPPQITAERFDGQLCFYGPEDWHIQSFRTGMVHYVVPVPGEFYVFPAWQPHSVAPFRGEGERLSLAFNVVAVPPQPAPATPAPGGNVSLSTSRRKPGGFR; from the coding sequence ATGGAGGTGCTGAGCCTCTTCCCCCGCCACCTGCTCAAGGGGGTGCTGGCGCCGGAGCAGCTGGGCGGGCTGCAGGCCCTGGCCCGCACCGTGCTGGCGGAGCCCGCCCTGGCGCCCGATGCCTCGGCGAAGCTGGCCGGCCAGCTCTCGCTGCAGCGGGAGCTCGGGCCCCAGTACCCCGAGGTGGTGAGCCTCTGCGCCGACGTGCTGCTGCCGGCCTGCGAGCGCTGGATCCGCCACGTGATCGATCAGCAGCCCCCGGAGGCCCACGGCCCCTGGGCGCGGGGCCGCTACCGGCTGCAGATGATCGACATCTGGCTGAACGTGCAACGCGCCGGCGACTACAACCCCACCCACACCCACGGCGGCGCCTTCTCCGGGGTGGTGTTCCTGGAGGTGCCCCCGCAGATCACGGCGGAGCGTTTCGACGGCCAGCTCTGTTTCTACGGCCCCGAGGACTGGCACATCCAGAGCTTCCGCACCGGCATGGTCCATTACGTGGTGCCCGTGCCCGGGGAGTTCTACGTGTTTCCGGCCTGGCAGCCGCACTCGGTGGCGCCGTTCCGGGGGGAGGGCGAGCGCCTCTCGCTGGCCTTCAACGTGGTGGCGGTGCCGCCCCAGCCCGCCCCAGCCACGCCAGCGCCCGGGGGCAATGTGTCCCTGTCCACCAGCCGCCGCAAGCCGGGCGGCTTCCGCTGA
- a CDS encoding cation transporter encodes MATTCGCGSDGAERLERGTLQWLLAINGAMFLVELVLGLWGQSTGLIADALDMLADAAVYALSLLAVGPGAGRQRRAARLSGWLQLGLAVLVLLDGLRRFLQGSEPMGVLMAAVAGLALAANLVCLALLQRHRHGGLHMRASLIFSTNDTIANAGVIVAGLLVALLGSPLPDLLIGLAISLLVLRGGIRILRQTAAST; translated from the coding sequence ATGGCCACCACCTGCGGTTGTGGGAGCGACGGGGCCGAGCGCCTCGAGCGCGGCACGCTCCAGTGGCTGCTGGCGATCAACGGGGCGATGTTCCTCGTGGAGCTGGTGTTGGGCCTGTGGGGCCAGTCCACCGGCTTGATCGCCGATGCCCTCGACATGCTGGCCGATGCCGCGGTGTATGCCCTCAGCCTGCTGGCCGTGGGCCCGGGAGCCGGGCGCCAGCGCAGGGCGGCCCGCCTGAGCGGCTGGCTGCAGCTGGGGCTGGCGGTTCTGGTGCTGCTCGATGGGCTGCGGCGCTTTCTGCAGGGCAGCGAACCGATGGGGGTGCTGATGGCGGCCGTGGCCGGCCTGGCCCTGGCTGCGAACCTGGTCTGTCTGGCGCTGTTGCAGCGCCACCGCCATGGCGGGCTGCACATGCGGGCCTCCCTGATCTTCTCCACCAACGACACGATCGCCAATGCCGGGGTGATCGTGGCCGGGCTGCTGGTGGCCCTGCTGGGCAGTCCGCTGCCGGACCTGCTGATCGGCCTGGCCATCAGCCTGCTGGTGCTGCGCGGCGGCATCCGGATCCTGCGGCAGACCGCTGCTAGCACGTGA
- the def gene encoding peptide deformylase, with protein sequence MAIRTVLRLGDPRLRRVAAAVPAEAFGTAELGALLADLRDTMAARDGAGLAAPQIGVPLRLVIFGVTANPRYPEAPPIPQTVLINPLITPLGPDRSNGWEGCLSVPGLRGSVPRWSRIRYEGLDAEGRSLSREVAGFHARVVQHECDHLDGVLFPDRIEDRTAFGFTDELAAAGLLAAGLSPPEQ encoded by the coding sequence ATGGCGATTCGAACGGTGCTCCGCCTCGGCGATCCCCGCCTGCGCCGGGTGGCGGCCGCGGTGCCTGCCGAGGCCTTCGGCACTGCGGAGCTCGGCGCCCTGCTCGCTGACCTGCGCGACACCATGGCCGCCCGCGACGGGGCCGGTCTGGCGGCGCCCCAGATCGGGGTGCCGCTGCGGCTGGTGATCTTCGGGGTCACGGCCAACCCCCGCTATCCCGAGGCGCCGCCGATCCCGCAGACGGTGCTGATCAATCCGCTGATCACCCCGCTGGGCCCAGACCGCAGCAACGGCTGGGAGGGCTGCCTGAGCGTGCCCGGCCTGCGCGGTTCGGTGCCCCGCTGGAGCCGCATCCGCTACGAGGGGCTCGATGCCGAAGGGCGCTCCCTGAGCCGGGAGGTGGCGGGATTCCATGCCCGGGTGGTGCAGCACGAGTGCGACCACCTCGACGGGGTGCTGTTCCCCGACCGGATCGAGGACCGCACCGCCTTCGGTTTCACTGACGAGCTGGCGGCGGCGGGGCTGCTGGCGGCAGGGCTCTCTCCGCCAGAGCAATGA
- a CDS encoding MSMEG_0567/Sll0786 family nitrogen starvation N-acetyltransferase: MFFIDPSSHDIGRSPSSAPAAFTPSVRWGIPLEAEDFELSPTASSQDFSFHVLGPDSRLLPSYWDLRSRIFCEEQHLFEDSDRDELDGRAHPIVALSHHSARAGEAVGVVRIVELSPRVWQGGRLGVDADFRRLNQIGKGLIWKAVTTAHGWGCDRFLATVQRQNVPFFRRLHWRAIEALEIRGLPHQLMEADLSYYRPSRERRPLAPAA, translated from the coding sequence ATGTTCTTCATCGATCCCAGCAGCCACGACATCGGCCGCAGCCCCAGCTCCGCCCCGGCCGCCTTCACCCCCTCGGTGCGCTGGGGCATCCCGCTGGAGGCGGAGGACTTCGAGCTCTCCCCCACGGCCAGCTCCCAGGACTTCTCCTTCCACGTGCTCGGCCCCGACTCCCGCCTGCTGCCGAGCTACTGGGACCTGCGCAGCCGCATCTTCTGCGAGGAGCAGCACCTGTTCGAGGACTCGGACCGGGACGAGCTCGATGGCCGGGCCCACCCGATCGTGGCCCTCTCCCACCACAGCGCCCGGGCCGGCGAGGCAGTGGGGGTGGTGCGGATCGTGGAGCTCAGCCCGCGGGTGTGGCAGGGCGGCCGGCTGGGGGTGGATGCCGACTTCCGCCGGCTCAACCAGATCGGCAAGGGCCTGATCTGGAAGGCGGTCACCACCGCCCACGGCTGGGGCTGTGACCGCTTCCTCGCCACCGTGCAGCGCCAGAACGTGCCCTTCTTCCGGCGGCTCCACTGGCGCGCGATCGAGGCGCTCGAGATCCGTGGCCTGCCCCACCAGCTGATGGAGGCCGACCTCAGCTACTACCGGCCGTCCCGGGAACGCCGGCCGCTCGCCCCGGCCGCATGA
- a CDS encoding MSMEG_0572/Sll0783 family nitrogen starvation response protein produces the protein MPEVTRPANQPGEFLVDYEEKVFPDVKAEPGEKALVTFHTVAFEGSIGLVNLLQASRLITKGFETSILLYGPGVTLGVQRGFPKLGDAAFDGHLNFNARLQKFMGQGGKVYACRFALQALYGHGEGALIPGITPINPLDVLDIVLMHRKEGAFILDTWTL, from the coding sequence ATGCCTGAAGTCACCCGTCCCGCCAACCAGCCGGGAGAGTTTCTCGTTGACTACGAGGAGAAGGTCTTTCCCGATGTCAAAGCGGAGCCCGGTGAGAAAGCCCTGGTCACCTTCCACACCGTGGCCTTCGAAGGTTCGATCGGCCTGGTGAACCTGCTCCAGGCCAGCCGCCTGATCACCAAGGGCTTCGAAACCTCCATCCTGCTCTATGGCCCCGGCGTGACCCTGGGCGTGCAGCGGGGCTTCCCCAAGCTCGGCGATGCGGCCTTCGACGGCCATCTCAACTTCAACGCCCGCCTGCAGAAGTTCATGGGGCAGGGGGGCAAGGTGTACGCCTGCCGCTTCGCGCTGCAGGCGCTCTACGGCCACGGCGAAGGCGCGCTGATCCCGGGCATCACGCCGATCAACCCGCTCGATGTGCTCGACATCGTGCTGATGCATCGCAAGGAAGGGGCCTTCATTCTCGACACCTGGACCCTGTGA
- a CDS encoding Nit6803 family nitrilase, whose product MARSITVAAAQIRPVLFSLSGSVARVLAAMAEAAEAGVELIVFPETFLPYYPYFSFVEPPVRMGASHLRLYEQAVVIPGPEIGQIAAAASRHRLHVLLGVNEREGGSLYNTQLLIDASGAVVLKRRKITPTYHERMVWGQGDGAGLQVVPTALGRIGALACWEHYNPLARFALMTQGEEIHCAQFPGSLVGPIFSEQTAVTLRHHALEAGCFVVSSTAWLDPADHAAITPDTTLHRAFQGGCHTAVISPEGRYLAGPLPEGEGLAIATLDPTLITKRKRMMDSVGHYSRPDLLGLRLNATPATQVEPTAPVLSAAVPPPLSPPDSLPDALPDSFPPSPPAAAEPAAAARGRQLHG is encoded by the coding sequence ATGGCCCGATCCATCACCGTTGCCGCGGCGCAGATCCGTCCGGTTCTGTTCAGCCTCTCCGGGTCCGTGGCGCGGGTGCTGGCGGCCATGGCCGAGGCGGCCGAGGCCGGGGTGGAGCTGATCGTCTTCCCCGAAACCTTCCTGCCCTATTACCCCTACTTCTCGTTCGTGGAGCCGCCGGTGCGGATGGGGGCCTCCCATTTGCGCCTCTACGAGCAGGCGGTGGTGATTCCGGGCCCGGAGATCGGGCAGATCGCCGCCGCGGCCAGCCGCCACCGCCTGCACGTGTTGCTCGGGGTGAATGAGCGGGAGGGCGGCAGCCTCTACAACACCCAGCTACTGATCGACGCTTCGGGCGCCGTGGTGCTCAAGCGCCGCAAGATCACCCCCACCTATCACGAGCGGATGGTGTGGGGCCAGGGCGATGGTGCCGGCCTGCAGGTGGTGCCCACGGCCCTGGGTCGCATCGGGGCCCTGGCCTGCTGGGAGCACTACAACCCCCTGGCCCGCTTCGCCCTGATGACCCAGGGGGAGGAGATCCACTGCGCCCAGTTCCCCGGCTCCCTGGTGGGGCCCATCTTCTCGGAGCAGACCGCCGTGACCCTGCGCCACCACGCCCTCGAGGCCGGCTGCTTCGTGGTGAGCTCCACCGCCTGGCTGGATCCGGCCGACCATGCCGCCATCACCCCGGACACCACCCTGCACAGGGCCTTCCAGGGGGGCTGCCACACGGCGGTGATCAGTCCGGAGGGCCGCTACCTGGCCGGGCCGCTGCCGGAGGGGGAGGGCCTGGCCATCGCCACCCTCGACCCCACCCTGATCACCAAACGCAAGCGGATGATGGACAGCGTGGGCCACTACAGCCGGCCCGACCTGCTGGGTCTGCGGCTGAACGCCACCCCGGCCACCCAGGTGGAGCCGACGGCGCCCGTCCTTTCGGCGGCGGTGCCCCCCCCGCTGTCCCCCCCGGACTCCCTGCCGGACGCTCTGCCGGATTCCTTTCCGCCGAGCCCTCCCGCGGCTGCGGAACCCGCGGCGGCGGCCCGGGGGAGGCAGCTCCATGGCTGA
- a CDS encoding MSMEG_0569 family flavin-dependent oxidoreductase: MQVSPESQAADQHEVEQRAVVVVGGGQAGLAAAACLQRRGIRPLVLERHRVAHAWEQQRWDSFCLVTPNWQCRLPDFPYDGEDPDGFMGRDEIVAYVRRFAAAIGADVREGVQVERLAQQGGSYVLSTSDGTIEAAHVIVATGGYHTPRRHPQAQRLPASVLQLDARDYRRPDQLPAGAVLVVGSGQSGCQIAEDLFLAGRRVHLSVGSAPRSPRRYRGKDVVDWLDRMGYYSMPISEHPDPRVVRGKTNHYLTGRDGGREIDLRRHASNGMVLHGRLQELGPQRIRFGGDLAASLDQADAVYARIRASIDSYIERAGLEAPEEPPYEPCWHPPAGAGDELDLGGEPLAAVIWCTGYRSDFSWIEVPVFDGSGHPAHDRGVSPSPGLYFLGLPWLHTWGSGRFGGVAEDADHLAETIRLRLQLTDIRHERLECTALLGS; this comes from the coding sequence GTGCAGGTTTCGCCCGAGTCGCAGGCCGCCGACCAGCACGAGGTCGAACAGCGTGCTGTGGTGGTGGTGGGCGGCGGCCAGGCCGGCCTGGCGGCGGCGGCCTGCCTGCAGCGCCGCGGCATCCGCCCCCTGGTGCTGGAGCGCCACCGCGTGGCCCACGCCTGGGAGCAGCAGCGCTGGGATTCCTTCTGCCTGGTCACGCCCAACTGGCAGTGCCGCCTGCCCGACTTCCCCTACGACGGCGAGGACCCCGATGGGTTCATGGGCCGCGACGAGATCGTGGCCTACGTGCGCCGTTTCGCCGCCGCCATCGGCGCCGATGTGCGCGAAGGGGTGCAGGTGGAGCGGCTGGCCCAGCAGGGCGGCAGCTACGTGCTCAGCACCAGCGACGGCACGATCGAGGCGGCCCACGTGATCGTCGCCACCGGCGGCTACCACACCCCGCGGCGCCATCCCCAGGCGCAGCGCCTGCCGGCCTCGGTGCTGCAGCTCGATGCCCGCGACTACCGGCGCCCCGACCAGCTGCCGGCCGGAGCGGTGCTGGTGGTAGGCAGCGGCCAGTCCGGCTGCCAGATCGCCGAGGATCTCTTCCTGGCCGGGCGGCGCGTGCACCTGAGCGTGGGGTCGGCCCCCCGCTCGCCGCGCCGCTACCGCGGCAAGGACGTGGTGGACTGGCTCGATCGCATGGGCTACTACTCCATGCCGATCAGCGAGCACCCCGACCCGCGGGTGGTGCGCGGCAAGACCAACCACTACCTCACCGGCCGCGACGGGGGCCGGGAGATCGACCTGCGCCGCCATGCCAGCAACGGCATGGTGCTGCACGGGCGGCTGCAGGAGCTCGGCCCCCAGCGCATCCGCTTCGGCGGCGACCTGGCGGCCAGCCTCGACCAGGCCGATGCCGTGTACGCCCGCATCCGGGCCAGCATCGACAGCTACATCGAGCGGGCAGGGCTGGAGGCACCGGAGGAGCCGCCCTACGAGCCCTGCTGGCATCCCCCCGCCGGCGCCGGGGACGAGCTCGATCTGGGCGGGGAACCCCTTGCGGCCGTGATCTGGTGCACCGGCTACCGCTCCGATTTCAGCTGGATCGAGGTGCCGGTGTTCGATGGCAGCGGCCACCCCGCCCATGACCGGGGCGTGAGCCCCAGCCCGGGCCTCTATTTCCTGGGTCTGCCCTGGCTGCACACCTGGGGCTCCGGCCGCTTCGGCGGCGTGGCCGAGGATGCCGACCACCTGGCCGAAACGATCCGGCTGCGGCTGCAGCTCACCGACATCCGCCACGAGCGGCTGGAGTGCACGGCCCTGCTGGGCTCCTGA